In one Pseudomonas sp. Bout1 genomic region, the following are encoded:
- the rpmC gene encoding 50S ribosomal protein L29, with protein MKANELREKDAPQLNEQLLGLLRDQFNLRMQKATGQLGQSHLLRQVKRDIARVKTVLKQQAGK; from the coding sequence ATGAAAGCGAATGAACTTCGTGAAAAAGACGCGCCGCAGCTTAACGAGCAACTGCTCGGCCTGCTGCGCGACCAGTTCAATCTGCGTATGCAGAAAGCAACTGGCCAGTTGGGGCAGTCTCACCTGCTCCGGCAAGTTAAGCGTGACATCGCTCGCGTGAAGACTGTGCTCAAACAGCAGGCAGGTAAGTAA